Genomic window (Chthonomonas sp.):
AACTACGACTTTTCTACGGGTGGTCTGTGGACCTCGTCTGGTTCCACGCCGCGTTCGAGCTTTGCGGATGACATGACAATGGTGCTGGCTCCGGGCCTCGCTTCGGTCAACATCGACAAGTACAGCTTTATTTCTCGCAACACCGACACGGTCAGCGCAGCGTCGGCCAACCAGCGGTTAAGATTCTACGGCACGTACGACGACACGATCACGACCGGCGTGGACGTGTTCGGTGGTTCCGTAACCAGCACGATCACGACTGGAGCTCTGGCTCACAATGCCAACACGGCTCTGTTCTGGACCGTGACTCTTGGTACGGGCACACCGATTAACATTTCGCCGGCCGCGACTAAGGGCTTTAGCATTGAGTACTTCACGGACAACACATTCACGGCGTATACAACCCAGATCACTCCGAGCTTCTTCTACGGCACGGGTGCTCCGAGCCCGCACTCGGCTCAGTCGTATTTCCGCGATGGTTCGAGCGCCGCTCTGGACGGGATTTACTTCGGTACGGAAAAGCGCAACTTTGGCGCTCCGGCCAACTACTCGGGCATTGGCCTTCGCATCTTCCCGCGAGGCACGAAACTGACTGGCTTCGTTACCTTCGGCGACCTCTCGATTGGCCCGGAAACGCAAGACGTGTGGGTTGAAATCACCGATCCGAACAACAGTGACCTCCAGGTCCACCGTGGTTGGGTTGAGTGCGGAACGGGCGGCGCCTACGAAGCCGTGATCCCCGACACCCTCGCTGCCGGTACGTACCGCGTCCGAATTAAGGGTGTGACGTGGCTCTCGGAAAGCGTGCTCGTCGACACCACCCTTGGTGACGCCACCTCGGACTTCAGTCTCCGCAACGGCGACGTGAACAACGACAACCTGGTGGACATTGCTGACTACTCGGCTCTGGCCGCCGCGTTCGACGCCGTGCTCGACACGGATCCGGTAACCGCGGGTAACCAATCCTCGCCGAACTGGCTGCTGGGCGCCGACCTGAACAAGGACGGCATCGTGGACATCGGCGACTACACGCCGCTGGCGTCCAACTTCGACGGTACGGGTAACTAACTCCGTCACTCGCTGAAATCAATGCGGGTTGCCCTTTCGGCAGCCCGCATTTTTACTTGATTTTGACCATCCGGCCCTAAACGCACCCAAGATTTACGGGTTTTTGGGAAAATTTTCTTATACTCGTTATTCCGGAGCTTGCTCCGAGGATGACTTTTATGAGAAATTTAACGCTCTTTGCTCTCCTTGCCGTGGGTGCGGCAGTCCAGGCGACGGTGATCTACGGCGAAGGTTTTGAAACCTTGGCGGACGGCACACCGCTAGCTAGCTACAATGCTTGGCAAGCTAACGCGAACGTGAAGGCCACGACTTCGATGGCCCACTCCGGTAGCGTTTCGGCGACTCGCGACTACTCGCTCACCACCACCGGCACCGGTGGCGACATTTGGAAGGTTCTGAACTTCGCTTCGGGCGGCGAAGTGGTCGTGCAAACCGCATGGATCAAGATCAACCAAAACGTGGGCTCGCTCTCGACCAACCAATTGCTCCAGACGTCGATGCGCTGCTACAGCTTCGACTCGGATCCGTTTACGACGACTCCCAACTCGTTTATTGGTGCCATGGCCCAATTTTCGTGGCAAGACGTAGATGGCGATGACGCCACTCGCGGTCGCTGCTGGCTTGGTATTCCTACCACCGGCACCGGTTATCAGCACTTCTCGCCGACCTACCGACAAACATTTGCTCCGATGGGTCAGTGGAACAAGATTGAGTTCGTTTGCGACTATCGCACGGGCTTCTACTCGGCGAAGGTAAACGGTCGCGACATTGGTATTTCCTACCAATGGAACACGGCCAGCAACCCGATTGGCGTTTACCCGAAGATGGACCATGGCTTCATGTCCGTTCAACCCCTTCGCTACAAGGATTCGGGTGCAGGTTTCGCAGCAGATGCAACCGCAACCGACCACTCGCCGTTCTTCGACGACTACTCGGTTGAAACCAAGACTCCGAAGCCGATTTCGGGCACCATTGCTCTCGAAGGATTCGTTGGCAACCCGGCTGGTGAATCGCAAGTGCAAGACGTGATCGTCACGATCATGGACGGCAGCGGCAACGTTCTGGAAGAAGGCACGACGACCTGCAATTCGAGCGGTGCATTTGACTTCTCGTCCACGCTAGCCGACGGCACCTACAATGTGTCGTTCAAGTCGTACAAGTGGCTGAGCACGGGTGTTGCCAGTGTCGCTGTGAACGCCGGTGGCGCCGCAGTGGGCACGGTTACTCTGCGCGCCGGCGATTGCGATGAAAACAACCTCGTCGACGTCGCTGACTTCTCGATCCTCGCGGCTGCCTTTGACGGGGTTCTTGACGATGGCTCGGGCATGTCGTCGGCAAACTGGAACTACAATGCCGACTGCAATTGCGATGGCCTCATCGACATTGCTGACTACTCGCTGCTCGCAGCGAACTTCGACGGCGTCGGTAGCTAAACCGAACCCGTAGAACATATTGGAGCCGCCCTCGGGCGGCTCCTTTTCTTTCGCCGGTTCGTCCATAGTGATGTGGTGCTGACGGGAATTCGCGAGATGGTGGAGCAACGAGAGCGCGAGACGCTCTCGCCGTTCGCCGCGCTCAGCGAGCGCTCCCAGGGGCGGGGCGAGGCCGAGCCCGCTGACCCGGTGCGAACCTGCTATCAACGCGATCGCGACCGGATCCTCCACAGCAAGGCGTTTCGCCGCCTCAAACACAAAACCCAGGTGTTCATTGCGCCGCTCGGCGACCACTACCGCACACGCTTGACGCATAGCTTGGAAGTCGCGCAGGTGGCGCGCACGATCGGCCGCGCACTGAGGCTCAACGAAGACCTGATCGAGGCCATCGCCCTCGGCCACGATGTCGGCCACACGCCATTCGGCCACGCGGGCGAGGCCGCGCTCGACGAGGCGGTGCGCGAAGTTGATCCCGCCCGCCAATTCCGGCATCACGAACAGAGCTATCGCCTGCTCGTGATCCGCGAACCTTTGAACCTGACGCACGAAGTCTTGGCCGGAATTGCTGGCCACAGCAAAGGCGATCGCGACTTGACCGAGGCCGACGGGTCGCCGACCAGCAGCCTCGAAGCGAGCGTCGTTCGCATCAGCGACCGTATCGCTTATCTGAACGCCGACCTCGACGACGCGATGCGCTCGGGAATGATTTCGGCGGTCCCGGCGCAGTTTCAGTCGCTGGGGGCGAGCCACGGCAAGCGCGTTACGTCGATGGTGCAAGACGTGATTCAGCACAGCCTCGACGTGCCGCAGATTCGATTGTCGCCGGACATGCTCGGCCTGCTCAACGAGCTCAAAGATTGGCTGTTCCAGAACGTCTATCTGCGCTACCCGATCGTCTACCCCGACACGCTGAAGGCGCAGGCATTGGTCCGCGAGCTTTTTCGGCACTACGTCAAGCCGGGCAACGCGCCCGCGGGCTACGAAGGCGTTGAGGGCGCGATTGACTATGTCGCCGGCATGACCGACCGGTACGCGATCGCGTGCTTCCAGTCGCTGCGCGTGCCGTCGGAGTTTCCCGAACTCAGCTTCGGCCCGTAATCACGGCGCTCGCGATGAGCCCGGCCATCGCGCCGTACGCCTCGCTGGTGTAGTGGATGCCGTCCGCCTGTCGCCAACTCGCGGGCAGGGAACTATACGCGATCTCGCCCATGGCGGCGTCCAAATCGAGCATTGTCACGTGATTGGTGGCCATGGCCACGGCTCGCATCGCCGCTTTGAACACCCGGTAGTACGTCTCGCGACCGCTCGGCGCGGGCGGCGCCACGAGCAGAATCGCGGGCGCGCTGGGCCGCGCAAGAATGGCGCTCACCAGGGTTTGGAGCTTGGCTTGGTAGGTCGCCGCGCCCGAGGTCGCGGTTTCGGCGGTGTTGCCGTAGCTGCCTTGATCGTTGGTCAGCAGGTTGATGACGAACAATCCCGCGCGCCGCGCCCCCACCGCGCCGCCTACGCCGGGCGTCGCGCTGGACCACTGGTCGATGTTCGCCTGCTGAATCGCGCTCGTGTTCACCCCGCCGGTGGGCTCGTCCGCGCGGAGCAGCCCGTTGCTGTTGCTCGGATCGTACAGCTGGATTCCACTGCATGCCAAGTTGTGGCCTCGAATTCCGGTGCCGTAGTCGCCGTTGTAGCGCACAAAACCGCTCAGCCGCAGGTCGTCGGTGGGCGGCTCGCTCACCGTGAGAGTCCACGTGGCGGCGGCGGAATCCCCGCTCGCCACCAGCGTTCGCGCGCCATATTCGGCGGTGCCCGCACCGCCAATGGTCAGCGAACCGGTGCCGCTGAGTCCGCCCGAAAACGCCCAGCCGGCGGTGTTGGCCGATCCGGTTTTGATGAGGTGCGAGACCTCGACGTGCGTGCAATCGGTGCCAGCCAAGGCGATGGTGCCGGCGCTTCCGCCCGCGTTTAGGCGAGCCACGCAGTGCCCGGACCCGCTCATCACCCGGCTGGAAGTGCCCGTCAGATCGCCGTTGGTAATGGTGGTCGGCTGCGTGGGTGGCGAGGACCACGTCCACTGCGCGGGCAGAAATCCGGCTCCGCCGGGAACATCGGTCGGGTTCCACACGCGTTGAAGCAGCCGCGTCATCTGGTTGGCCATGCCCGCCGCGTCGGGCAGAGTTGCGCCTTGGCCCCGGAACAGCGAATCGCCCAGAAACACAACGTCCACCCCGCCATTGCCGAACCATGGAAGGCGCGAGTAGAAGCGATTCAGGCGATCAGGCACAAACCCAAATCGCTCGAAGGCGGAAACAGAAAACG
Coding sequences:
- a CDS encoding deoxyguanosinetriphosphate triphosphohydrolase, whose translation is MVEQRERETLSPFAALSERSQGRGEAEPADPVRTCYQRDRDRILHSKAFRRLKHKTQVFIAPLGDHYRTRLTHSLEVAQVARTIGRALRLNEDLIEAIALGHDVGHTPFGHAGEAALDEAVREVDPARQFRHHEQSYRLLVIREPLNLTHEVLAGIAGHSKGDRDLTEADGSPTSSLEASVVRISDRIAYLNADLDDAMRSGMISAVPAQFQSLGASHGKRVTSMVQDVIQHSLDVPQIRLSPDMLGLLNELKDWLFQNVYLRYPIVYPDTLKAQALVRELFRHYVKPGNAPAGYEGVEGAIDYVAGMTDRYAIACFQSLRVPSEFPELSFGP